Proteins encoded together in one Pseudoalteromonas xiamenensis window:
- a CDS encoding sensor histidine kinase, with protein MQNTIKHTADWRLSTVASWLAVTIACVFYTPSTLTILLQLPVHFLILFLLLAIIRKPNDNVALYASGYFLLITCLFPLTNTSLVLIHMAMFSSLFSAHFKPATLIGCILALLATYGGILQFYTHETIPWVTLAIWGVFAIFNGILSRRFVESLNMHYQSRQNYKELKATQNMMKAMSAEQERLALSRELHDSLGHKLTALSINLDFLKRKAPQEMTETVNQCHALSQEILAEVRQIVSAQRNDFGLIKTTLTDLFRSTPSLKCTLEISPNLEPLPQHIGLCVIRFCQEMISNTLKHTNASAIDIVLSRDETEKDAPIVVTAMHNARESVLPKLGNGLKGMNERVAMLDGEFTQRLLNNALISELKIPFNRSTPEVA; from the coding sequence ATGCAAAATACCATCAAACATACTGCAGATTGGCGCCTTTCTACTGTAGCTTCGTGGCTCGCTGTGACTATCGCTTGCGTGTTTTATACTCCATCCACATTGACCATATTGCTTCAATTACCGGTTCACTTTCTTATTCTTTTTTTATTATTGGCGATTATTCGTAAGCCAAACGACAATGTCGCACTCTATGCGAGTGGTTATTTTCTCTTAATTACTTGCCTATTTCCGCTTACGAATACAAGCCTCGTTCTTATCCATATGGCAATGTTTTCCTCCTTATTCAGCGCGCATTTTAAGCCCGCGACATTGATTGGATGTATCCTTGCTTTACTTGCGACCTACGGTGGTATTTTGCAGTTTTACACGCATGAAACGATACCTTGGGTGACACTTGCAATTTGGGGTGTTTTTGCCATTTTTAATGGCATTCTTAGCCGCCGTTTTGTTGAAAGTCTCAACATGCATTACCAATCTAGACAGAACTACAAAGAACTCAAAGCGACGCAAAATATGATGAAGGCAATGAGTGCAGAGCAAGAGCGCTTAGCCCTATCTCGCGAGCTGCATGATTCTCTCGGCCACAAATTAACAGCGCTCTCGATCAATCTCGATTTTTTGAAACGCAAAGCACCCCAAGAGATGACAGAAACCGTCAATCAATGCCACGCGCTAAGCCAAGAAATCCTCGCAGAGGTCAGGCAAATTGTTTCTGCACAACGCAACGACTTTGGTCTAATTAAAACCACACTTACGGATTTATTTCGTTCGACGCCTTCCTTAAAATGCACGCTTGAGATTTCACCCAATTTGGAACCGCTCCCACAACACATTGGGTTGTGCGTCATTCGCTTTTGTCAGGAAATGATCAGCAATACGTTAAAACACACAAATGCTTCTGCTATTGACATTGTTCTCTCACGAGATGAAACCGAAAAAGACGCTCCCATCGTGGTCACTGCAATGCACAACGCGCGCGAATCCGTGTTACCTAAACTTGGCAACGGCCTAAAAGGCATGAATGAACGTGTCGCTATGCTCGACGGCGAATTTACGCAGCGTCTGTTGAACAATGCACTGATTAGTGAGCTCAAGATCCCGTTCAATCGTTCAACTCCGGAGGTCGCTTAA
- a CDS encoding MAPEG family protein codes for MVVYIYAALLGFLYVFLSFRVIFRRKKLRVALGDNNNIDIQRAIRAHGNFAEYVPFTLLLIYLVETAYQSPLLAHGLGLALFIGRSLHALSISRQPEPLILRQIGMALTFSVILTSSGLLLANAL; via the coding sequence ATGGTCGTTTATATCTACGCAGCGTTACTCGGGTTTCTCTATGTGTTTTTGAGTTTTCGCGTTATTTTTAGACGTAAGAAGCTACGTGTTGCACTCGGTGATAACAACAACATCGACATTCAACGCGCTATCCGTGCGCATGGTAACTTCGCCGAGTACGTTCCTTTTACCTTATTGCTTATTTATTTAGTTGAAACCGCCTATCAATCTCCTTTACTCGCCCATGGCCTTGGTCTTGCGCTTTTCATTGGCCGCTCGCTACACGCCCTGAGCATTTCGCGCCAACCTGAACCACTCATTTTGCGCCAAATCGGCATGGCTCTGACGTTTAGCGTTATTCTGACATCGTCAGGGCTGCTGCTTGCAAATGCCCTGTAA
- a CDS encoding flavin reductase family protein: MELNFSSFNPLQIYHLMTQTIIPRPIAWVLTDSGHKNYNLAPFSYFTAVSSAPPLLMFSVGKKPNGEVKDTVRNILENKHCVIHIASSHDAELVTNTAATLDHGESEISRNNIDVVDFSGFPLPRVKQCTIAYGCELYEIKEVGDVPQTLVFVEIKTLYLDDQVVELDAKDRLKIQADKVSPLARLGAGDYAGITAPFAIARPD, from the coding sequence ATGGAACTGAATTTTTCATCCTTTAACCCACTTCAAATTTATCATTTAATGACGCAAACCATCATTCCAAGACCCATTGCTTGGGTTCTGACGGATTCAGGTCATAAAAACTATAACCTTGCGCCTTTTTCTTACTTTACCGCTGTATCGAGCGCACCGCCGTTATTAATGTTTTCTGTGGGTAAAAAACCAAATGGTGAAGTCAAAGATACGGTTAGAAACATCCTTGAGAACAAGCATTGTGTAATACATATTGCTTCAAGTCATGATGCCGAGTTAGTCACCAATACTGCGGCTACTCTCGACCATGGCGAATCTGAAATCTCGCGCAATAATATCGACGTAGTGGATTTCAGCGGCTTCCCCTTGCCACGAGTTAAGCAATGTACGATAGCGTATGGTTGCGAACTCTATGAAATAAAAGAAGTAGGTGATGTACCTCAAACGCTAGTGTTCGTCGAAATAAAAACCTTGTATTTGGATGACCAAGTCGTCGAATTAGATGCTAAAGATCGTCTTAAAATCCAAGCAGATAAGGTCTCCCCTCTCGCACGACTCGGCGCTGGAGATTATGCAGGGATAACCGCACCTTTCGCGATTGCAAGACCTGATTAA
- a CDS encoding SixA phosphatase family protein, producing the protein MTSSKTVIIMRHARAEALRDELLDIDRHLTATGTKQAKKAMRFLDKLELVPDRIVSSHYIRALQTAEHLVKQARKLDKSSDIELVVEEALGLAAPMKKFTDWLTQSFDELPDVTLIVSHEPNISRYLGYLLSSKTSVYNVKKGSLAIFTLESPTNAKLNTFVPPKLM; encoded by the coding sequence ATGACTAGTTCAAAAACCGTGATCATAATGCGCCATGCTCGCGCTGAAGCGCTTCGCGATGAATTACTCGACATTGACCGACATCTGACAGCAACGGGTACAAAGCAAGCCAAAAAAGCGATGCGTTTTTTAGACAAACTTGAACTTGTCCCAGACAGAATCGTATCCAGCCATTATATTCGTGCGTTACAAACCGCAGAACACCTTGTAAAACAAGCAAGAAAATTGGATAAGTCGAGTGACATAGAATTGGTTGTTGAAGAGGCACTGGGACTTGCAGCCCCGATGAAAAAGTTTACAGATTGGCTCACGCAGTCCTTTGACGAATTGCCCGACGTTACCTTAATTGTGAGTCATGAACCGAATATCTCACGTTACCTCGGGTATTTGCTTAGTAGTAAAACGTCAGTGTACAACGTAAAGAAAGGCTCGCTTGCTATCTTCACATTAGAGTCGCCCACAAACGCCAAACTCAATACATTTGTTCCACCCAAATTAATGTAA
- a CDS encoding LysR family transcriptional regulator translates to MITINANTLKLLNVFVQVINAGSFAGAARKMATSRSRVSEQVSTLELQLNVRLLHRNTRSLQLTMEGEKLYEKAKQLELILQEIEQDLVAEEPSGVVRLTMNQDVAEQFIIPLLPKFVEQFPKVTLDFVLDDKPLNLVEQQIDLAIRVGIPKDSSLIARPLHQDSFGLFASPAFIEQHGLPNTIDQLSALPWICLTQLASNNGLEFYEGEALHIVKPTHFHQCDSPRHVQIMAAMGLGIAVLLPSMVKDELQTGQLIPLFPSFRGKPLVFSLVYPSRKQLPQRTQAVIDFILQECKF, encoded by the coding sequence ATGATTACAATCAACGCGAATACGCTTAAGTTGTTGAATGTCTTTGTGCAAGTGATAAACGCAGGAAGTTTTGCTGGTGCTGCACGTAAAATGGCAACAAGTCGTTCTCGAGTGAGTGAGCAAGTCAGCACGCTCGAATTGCAGCTAAATGTACGACTTTTGCATCGAAATACGCGTTCCCTGCAACTGACTATGGAAGGCGAGAAGCTTTATGAAAAAGCGAAGCAGCTTGAATTGATACTGCAAGAAATCGAACAGGATCTCGTTGCAGAAGAGCCAAGTGGCGTAGTGCGCCTGACCATGAATCAAGACGTCGCTGAGCAGTTTATCATTCCTTTGCTACCTAAGTTTGTTGAGCAATTTCCAAAAGTGACGTTGGATTTTGTACTGGATGACAAACCGCTTAATTTGGTGGAACAACAAATTGACTTGGCCATTCGGGTTGGCATTCCAAAAGACAGCAGTTTAATTGCAAGACCGCTTCATCAAGATAGCTTTGGTCTGTTTGCGAGCCCTGCGTTTATCGAACAACACGGACTGCCTAACACAATTGACCAACTTTCTGCGCTACCATGGATTTGTTTAACACAGTTGGCTTCCAATAATGGTTTGGAGTTTTATGAAGGGGAAGCGTTACACATAGTAAAACCAACGCACTTTCATCAATGTGATTCACCTCGTCACGTGCAAATCATGGCTGCAATGGGCTTAGGTATTGCGGTGTTATTGCCGAGCATGGTCAAAGATGAACTTCAAACGGGTCAGCTTATTCCACTATTTCCGTCGTTTCGAGGCAAGCCACTTGTGTTTTCATTAGTGTATCCATCTCGAAAACAGTTACCTCAACGAACACAAGCGGTAATCGATTTTATTCTGCAAGAATGCAAATTCTAG
- a CDS encoding response regulator transcription factor, protein MISCLLVEDQNLVRLGLKNLLELDEDLCVKATAEDGIECMERLSVEHFDIILLDMRMPKMGGLDVLKAMQEQKNHTPVLIITTFEDCDVLVEAITLGAMGYILKNAELEHLLSAIKAVCNGQQVLQPALTRYLLTSSHSTPSALTEKELEVLKCLSLGMSNRVIAQTLNNSEGTIRNHVSTILAKLEVADRTQAVIKAINESLV, encoded by the coding sequence ATGATCTCGTGCTTACTCGTTGAAGACCAAAACTTGGTGCGACTTGGCCTCAAAAATTTATTAGAACTCGATGAAGACCTTTGCGTAAAAGCAACCGCGGAAGACGGCATAGAATGCATGGAGCGGTTATCTGTTGAGCATTTCGACATCATTTTACTCGATATGCGTATGCCGAAAATGGGTGGCCTTGATGTATTAAAAGCAATGCAGGAACAAAAAAACCACACGCCAGTTCTTATCATTACTACGTTTGAAGACTGTGATGTGTTAGTAGAAGCCATCACTCTGGGTGCGATGGGATACATATTGAAAAATGCCGAGTTAGAGCATCTTCTGAGTGCCATCAAAGCCGTGTGTAATGGGCAGCAAGTATTGCAACCTGCACTAACACGTTATTTATTAACGTCCAGTCATTCCACACCATCCGCACTTACTGAAAAAGAGTTAGAAGTACTCAAATGTCTGTCTTTAGGCATGTCTAACCGAGTCATTGCGCAGACCCTAAATAACTCAGAAGGCACTATCCGCAATCACGTTTCAACTATTCTTGCAAAACTAGAGGTCGCCGATAGAACGCAAGCCGTCATTAAAGCCATAAACGAATCGCTTGTGTAA
- a CDS encoding SDR family oxidoreductase has protein sequence MIAITGANGQLGQLVVKSLTGKINASEIVALVRNKAQAAELDALGVTIREADYDDVASYVKALEGVEKVLLISSNAIGRRTAQHNNVIEAAKSVGVKQLVYTSLLKADTSPMLLAEEHKETEKLLGESGLATTILRNGWYVENYTDNLAASLEYGVLTGAAKEGVISAATRQDYAEAAANVLTQTGHENKTYELAGDAGFSLEQLAEQASQVTGKPLAPRFIGQSDFAAFLTQVGLPEGFAAMLADSEYRITQGWLEDNSKTLSKLLGRPTTSLATVLKARFN, from the coding sequence ATGATTGCAATAACGGGTGCTAACGGCCAACTTGGACAACTTGTCGTCAAATCATTAACGGGCAAAATCAACGCATCAGAAATCGTTGCGCTTGTACGCAATAAAGCACAAGCGGCAGAACTTGACGCGCTTGGAGTCACCATTCGCGAAGCCGACTACGACGATGTCGCCTCCTATGTAAAGGCATTAGAAGGTGTTGAAAAAGTCTTACTTATTTCGAGCAATGCGATTGGTCGTCGCACTGCACAACACAACAATGTGATTGAAGCAGCAAAATCCGTCGGCGTAAAACAGCTCGTGTACACCAGTTTGTTGAAAGCGGACACGTCACCGATGTTATTGGCTGAGGAGCACAAAGAAACAGAAAAATTGCTGGGTGAAAGCGGTCTTGCTACCACTATCTTGCGCAATGGTTGGTATGTCGAAAACTACACAGACAACTTAGCTGCGTCATTGGAATACGGTGTATTAACTGGTGCTGCGAAAGAAGGTGTGATCAGTGCCGCGACACGTCAAGATTACGCTGAAGCGGCTGCCAATGTGCTCACTCAAACCGGTCACGAAAATAAAACCTATGAACTTGCCGGAGACGCTGGCTTTAGTCTTGAACAACTTGCAGAGCAGGCAAGCCAAGTAACCGGAAAACCGTTAGCCCCTCGTTTCATCGGCCAATCTGACTTTGCCGCGTTTCTCACTCAAGTCGGTTTACCTGAGGGGTTTGCGGCAATGCTTGCGGATTCTGAATACCGCATTACTCAAGGCTGGTTAGAAGACAATTCAAAAACATTGTCAAAACTACTTGGCAGACCAACGACGTCTTTAGCAACTGTTTTAAAAGCGCGTTTTAACTAA